In a genomic window of Pirellulaceae bacterium:
- a CDS encoding squalene/phytoene synthase family protein produces MNSSSNHESRIQDLLTRTSRTFALAIPLLPPPVQLEVSVAYLLFRVADTIEDGQFLTQAEKLEALDRLHGFVTGDEFSVVDRAEWLPKAPCDDQNCLDLLDDLPLVLAVTESLQPEARTIILKHLGVSIVGMQRVLEASDETSAVRLQSLEDLRDYCYHVAGLVGEMLTELFLLASPELQIIRTEIEANARWFGEGLQLVNILKDSEVDRSEGRHFIPENMQRGRLFELAREDLEKATVYVSSLRKAKAPAGFVAFTDLPLQLAWLALECVEQLGPGSKVPRSEVIRVVNEIICPLDHVASDGTQSPLQGVRLREAAAR; encoded by the coding sequence ACAAGATTTACTCACGCGCACGAGTCGCACCTTTGCGCTGGCAATCCCGCTATTGCCACCTCCCGTTCAACTCGAGGTGTCGGTTGCCTACTTGTTGTTTCGAGTTGCCGATACAATCGAAGACGGGCAGTTTTTGACCCAAGCGGAGAAACTCGAAGCTTTGGATCGCTTGCATGGTTTCGTGACAGGGGACGAGTTTTCGGTTGTCGACCGCGCTGAATGGCTTCCCAAGGCGCCCTGTGATGACCAGAATTGTTTGGATTTGCTTGATGACTTGCCTTTGGTGCTGGCAGTCACGGAATCACTCCAGCCAGAGGCACGTACCATTATTCTGAAGCATCTCGGTGTATCCATTGTGGGAATGCAGCGGGTGTTGGAAGCGAGCGATGAAACGAGCGCAGTACGTTTGCAGTCACTCGAGGACTTACGAGATTATTGTTACCACGTGGCAGGTTTAGTCGGTGAAATGTTGACCGAGTTGTTTTTGTTGGCTTCACCCGAATTACAGATCATTCGAACAGAGATCGAAGCTAACGCTCGTTGGTTCGGTGAAGGTTTGCAGTTGGTCAATATCCTCAAGGATTCGGAGGTGGATCGGTCGGAGGGCCGCCACTTTATCCCCGAGAATATGCAACGTGGCCGTTTGTTTGAACTTGCGCGTGAAGATTTGGAAAAAGCAACGGTCTACGTCTCATCGCTTCGAAAAGCGAAGGCACCCGCCGGATTCGTGGCGTTCACCGATCTACCTCTGCAACTGGCCTGGCTTGCACTGGAGTGTGTGGAGCAGTTGGGACCCGGCAGTAAGGTGCCACGGTCGGAGGTGATTCGTGTTGTGAATGAGATAATCTGTCCATTGGATCATGTTGCGAGCGACGGTACGCAGAGCCCACTCCAAGGGGTTCGGCTCAGGGAGGCTGCGGCGAGATAG